The Lactuca sativa cultivar Salinas chromosome 2, Lsat_Salinas_v11, whole genome shotgun sequence genome includes the window ctcctaTCTTGATCTTCCATGTATTTAATCATCTTTAGGGTTTGGATCTTGGTATATTTAGagctttctaagccattttcgggTTGTGAAGTGTAAGATGGAGTTATGACTTCATATCTTGGACtttggaggggtctcatggcattaAGGTGCCAACTTTTttgccatgagagccccatgcatcttttaaacatcatttatggTTCTTTAGAGCTAAAAgacccatgcatgcatgtaaagtccGTGGCTTTACATGCTATatcgaccctaggaggtcagatatACCCTTTTGATGAGATGAGATTAGCAAAAATCGAGTTTATGGGCATGGActttagtggactcgacgagttgttcttgggactcgacgagtcaggtagTGGTTCTCCAACCTTTGCTGTTTTGGGGTCTGGTTTAGTCTAGACAAGGACTCAACAAAGATAGACGAGATTGTAGACCTCGAAATCATGGGGCTCGATGAGTGCATGAGCAAACTCagtgagttcaaggcaatctcctaatccatgaagatggactcgatgatttgttcatacaactcggcgagtcatagattgGACACATTAAAATGAGggggatgaactcgatgagttcaaaggcgaactcggcgagtcggatgaagatagtccTGATGGTATGATTGAaagagaacccgtcgagttctttgcagactcgacgagtagattcgGGGATTGTTTTGGGTTAGAgtagtatggactcgacgagttggtagaccaattGGGCTAGTCAAGTCAACTGGATGATGATTTTGACCGGATTTGAGTTAACCCTGGTTAGGGTTACaagtatgtaacgcccgtagatcagggctagtcaatttagagacgataagcgtcaaaaatgactttttgataaaagattatttataatgaataatcttaactaagttttagtatatgttacaaggattctgtacatataaagaacgccgaaatccgagttataacgaagaagttatgacttgttgaagtttcgcgacagatgcggcacaacgctgaatgacgtaaaaagtgaatttacgttagagtgatatttagccttagtgatctaaacgagaattgaagatcttgttgttagtagcgaaacgacgaaaagttaggcaagaacagacgtcggacgaagaagttatgaatttataacgaaattttctgtcccgacctattaaaaataaataataaaaataaaagtcaaaattaaccaacggagtctaaacgaaagttgtagagcgtagtctcacctacgcgtggatataaagaacgtcaaaaacggagttcgtatgaagaagatatgaatttccgaagtttattaattaattaagatttaaATTTAATcgttaattcggatgtatatccgaaggagtcagcaGTCtaatccgaagtacgccccgcgtaccacgAAGCATGacgcgcctcgcactcgagttcttcggatgacgcatgcagtgacgattccgGAGGTCCACGCCCTGCgtaaggcagtacgccccgcgtactgcgaggcttcagcctcctataaataagatgcgagggttccgcgcttatttgctcatttctcctcgtttttgtgttgaagctctgcgtgtaaacccccgaagccacccCGACACCccagatctcatatccaagttaagcaggaagttttacgctcttgagatcccgagaagtgcgattcccgagccgaagctctgcccgcgagaagttcgatttttgtagagatcttccagatctaccggagaatactacttctgcgagtcgtagtgttgtccgatcatcttctaagcaagtgagtgtatactacctttcataaacacgataataatacaagtatggttcgagtgtattaagtatattgttgtttatatgtgtgagtgtgtggttactttcttctaacgcataattatgaagtattttatacgaaatacgtgttatgtgtatagttttgttgttatgtgtgtgaatgtatattcactttcttctatagatctgatttattctctatgaaatatatgttatgtgggtgtgcctcatctgttatgtggaataagtattgaatgagaatgttatacaggttttaaactatgtataaaaatatatattttatctactaatatgttgggtagaacatgggtagatagttgatgtgtgataaacagatgagaggctccgatgttgttgttgttgatctagttattcagcgagtatggattagaccaagaggttaattttagatccgggagtatggatcaggtaatgaagataaaacttgttattagtccgggagtatggattaagactaagttaattgtccctagtccgggagtaaggattgggcacagttattgatccgggagtatggatcgaTTCAGGATttaggtatagttaattgtccctagtccgggagtatggactgggcacaattattgatccgggagtatggattgggtacaattattgatccgggagtatggatcagatcaggaggttagttttagatccgtgagtatggatctggtagttttagatccgtgagtatggatcaggtagttttagatccatgagtagggatcaggtaaagaggaaaattttagatacgagagtttagatcgtgtcattgtgaggatcgatggggtgggttaagagttgcctttatatggtgaaatagtgcaagtttgaatgttctatatttataaatatatgatataacattgtgggatgaaaaccctatatgctcaccaggctcccaagcctgacccactcagttttctttgtatcacaggtattaataCAAAGACATATTGCACAGAgcgatttaaaggagatataaatcaattgtgtaattaaatgtaagttctgtttatgcttatatgtctgtatcggaacatgacatcccgaggttttattattaaatgaaaatacattctctttgaggaatgttttgataagttattatcatattttgttttgggaacaaattccgcaactgttttctttaaaagaatactctgattttaaaacaagcataaacaaatcggtcttttctggccgtgaaaaatggggatgtcacaaagtaCAAGTTGATAACTTAAAGGAATTggcgtgtagggatcgaggagccGAGGAGAGTCGATTTTCATGCCGAGGACAGTTTGGATGCTACACgactttgaggtgagtcttctcctaGTAGGGGTGGGTttatggccacaatgtcggcccactagtaagagttttggttagataattgtctttgtggtAATTATCTaggattgttatgtgatatgcttgcCGTAAATGATATGATTATGCTTGATATGCTTACTGTGCTtattatgtgttagtagtagaaggggtgaaatagttcccggttaccggttgaaagatactgaagggaaGGTTAGTTCCCagatactggttgaaagatactgaaggggaggatagttcccagttaccggttgaaagataccgaggggGAGTTTAGCTCCTGGTTATGCctgacagttaccggttgaaagataccgaagattTTGCATTATTTGGTATGGGTATGAtgcgggaactcactaagctttgtgcttacggttttaattttggtttcaggtacctcttcagccaaggggagaGAGTCGGCGGCGTAGCAGTGCATCACACCTTCTCACATGACTTTTCTGCATTGAAACCtgagatttgtactctgatatgatataATTTACTGGAATGGTTTCGAGACTATGGCTTATGTTTTTATGTTAAATGAATTGTAATGATGTTTACCGATAACtattttataagtaacataatttttttttaaaaatgggtctaattttgggatgttataagttggtatcagagccttggtttgagggattcggacacaccttcgtgggtgactggactcaaaccgagggattaaaagattttcacaAGAAAACAGTTTTCTAAATTTTGAGTTAAAGAATTTTTGgaaaaagaacaaggtgtgtgatgcgtgcgaccggccgagctcaagttttccccaagaaacccatacttgttatgtttatgatatgattatgagaactgcatgctagaataaggctaaggatctaggatggatGCCTTGCATGCCTGTcgtatgagctgtatgctagggctgtctagtcagcagtaggatagactgattaggttatgcttaaTTTGGTTACTCGATCCACAAATGCTTCTTACGTTGTGCTACAGGGTTCTGGCCAACTTTAACTAAGTAGTGAATGGGTATGTAAcagtattcgcaagctagttagggaagggTGGTAGGGACCactagtgcagctgatggcggatagTAGATTGGAGGTCAGGCCCGGTTTAGGGCAAGTGCCAAATGGGCAATGGAACAGGGCCTAAAAATTTAAGgggcccaatttttttttttttgtgtaatcATCAGCGTCAGCCCCAAGCAATCCAACACCATTCGAATCTCAAATTGGGAAATCGGTGTCAAACAAAAAGCGAACAGCAGCGAATCAGGCAATCAGCGATCGATCAATTGGTCTTGCAGTCTTGCTCATTATCCTTCAAAAAAAAAGTCGATTGCAATTTGCAGCAATCGACAATCGTGGAAGACTGTAATCAGGGCAGGGAAACGATCAAACGAAGGGCAGTGGCGCAGTGCATCAGCGGACAACGATCCATCAGGTTAGCCACATCGACAGCAATCAACAAGACATCAATTATCAGTCTTCATCCTCCAGCATACAACACTACAGCAGTTTCTAACTTTTTATTTTCTAGGTGAGGGTATTAGAGTCTTAGACAATTAGAATATTAGAATTTATCTATCCTCAGTATCCTGTTATCAATTTATCAATGACCCAATTATCCATTCATGATTTATCCTGCTAATGTAATAGATTATGAGATATTAGGGAATTAGAAATAAGGAATTAAGGATTATGAGTTTGTAAATTATAATTCTCAATTCAATTGCATACTTGAATGAGTTGAATGTATTATCAAATTTTCAGATTCTTGTGTAATTGTTTAGATAAGCAACTGTTTAATTTTCAGATTCTTGAATGTGATTCATGATTTTTTAATTGTTTATCACTATGTCGTATTGTCATTATGTCATATTATCATATTTATGTCATATTATCATATTGAAATTTGATTGAATGATTCACAATGTTGAATGAAATCAATGAATGATTTTGAAATAGATTATTAGAAACATAAATTAAATTATGAGATTATGTTTATTGTATAATTGTTTATCAGAAATTTGGAATTCAGAAACCATAGTATTTAAAGAATCAAATTATGTTTATTGTTTGAAAAATTGTAGAGAGGAAGTCTAAACAACCATCCGGTAGTCAAAAACGTAAAAAAAGAAAACTAGATGAAGAAAAGAGAAAGGCTGACGCCGGTGCTCTAgataagtttatccatagacaacCTATTGAAGAGCACATTGAAGAGGATGTTGAAGAGCACATTGAAGAGCACATTGAAGAGCATGTTGAAGATAAAGAGCATATAGAAGTAAAAGAGTCAAAAGAGCAAGAGCCCGTTAAAGAGCTTGTTGATATATATGATCCAAGAAGGTGGGAAAAACTTAGTTCTGAGGAGATTAAACTTTTGGTCCAGAAAGGCCCTAAAAGAGATAATAGTATTATGTATGGTCCCTACGGTAAATTTGGTAGACGGTTTTCTGCAGCTTTATATACAAGAACTTTGCCAAATTTGGAAAAGTGTGATAGAGAATGGCTAGTATATTCAAAAGAGTTAGACAAAGTATTTTGTTTCTGTTGTAAAGTGTTTAGAAAAGGGATTTCAAAAGGTAAGTTGGATGGTGAAGGTTATGCAGATTGGCACCATGTTACCACTAGGGTTAAAGAACATGAAATTTCATTGGATCATCTTACAAATAGGAATAAGTGGTTTGATATGCGTAAAAGATTGAACTTgaatgaaacaattgataaagTTCAATACGAGCAATTCAAGAAAGAAAGAGATTACTGGAAACAAGTCCTTTTGAGAATCATTGCAGTAGTGAAGTTTCTTGCTAAACATAATTTAGCATTTCGTGGATCCAATGAAAAGTTGTATAAAAAAGGTAACTATAAATTGTACTTTTTTTGTTCTAATTCTACCAAATACCTTTTTGTTAATTATTATGACTGATTTCACTTCTTATTTGTTAATTGTATGTAATAGGTAACGGAAATTTTTTGGGTGTCATTGAAATGTTGGAAGAGTTTGACCCGGTTATCAAAGAGCATGTGCGGCGGATCACAAGTGATGGGCTTCATGTGCATTATCTTGGCCACTTAATCCAAAACGAACTAATATCTTTGCTAGCTCAAGAAATTAAAAAAGAACTTATCAAGAAGATAAAGAAAGCAAAGTACTACTCAATCATACTTGATTGTACTCCCGATTCAAGTCACCAGGAACAAATGACTATAATAGTGAGGTATTtaacattatcatataattctgTTACTGTCGAGGAGTCCTTTTTAGGTTTTTTGAATGTTGATGATACTTCTGGAAAAGGACTATTTGATATTACACTTGAGGAGTTAAAGTCTCTTGGTCTTCAAATTGATGATATGCGTGGTCAAGGCTATGATAATGGAGCAAACATGAAAGGAAAACACCAAGGAGTGCAAAAGAGATTTTTAGATATAAATCCTAGAGCATTTTACACTCCTTGTGGTTGCCATTCTCTAAATCTAACATTATGTGATATGGCTAACAAGTGTGTTAAAGGAAAGAACTTTTTTGGATTCATTCAACGCATTTATACTATATTTGCAAATTCTACTAAGAGGTGGGAAATTTTGAAAGATAATGTTAAAGCTTTGAGTCTTAAGTCATTGTGTCAAACTCGTTGGGAAATCCGGGTTGAGAGTGTAAAGGCTATTAAACTTCAACTTGTGGATGTACGGGAAGCTTTACTTCAAGTTGGAGAACAAGATAATGATGCTGCAATAGCAAGTGAAGCAACTTCACTAGCAGAAAAAGAACTTGGTGACTTTGAATTTTTGGTATCAACTGTTATTTGGTATGAAGTACTAAACCATGTGAATATTGTGAGTAAGAAGTTACAATCAAAGGATATGCATCTTGATAATGCTATTACAGAAATAAACAAATTGATTGGGTACTTCAAGAGTTATAGAGAAACTGGTTTTTCAAAAGCGATTGTTGAAGCTAAGGAGATTGCTATTGAAATGGGTATTGATCCAATATTTCCACAAAAGCGTTTGATTGAAAGGAAAAGAAGGTTTGATGAGAGTTCAACTAGCGAAGAAGTTTCATTTACACCTGAAGAGAATTTTAGAGTCAATTATTTCTTATTCATTGTTGATCAAGCTATTTCTTCTCTTGAGACAAGATTTGAACAATTCAAAGAGTATGACAAAgtatttggttttttatttccaCATAATTTAAGGGGAATCGAAGATAAAGATCTCAAGTCGTATTGTCATCGTCTTGAAAAAGCACTCAAATTTGAAGAAAGATCGGATATTGATGCCGAGGAACTTTATACGGAGTTGAAATTATTTGAGACATTGGAAACCAATGAATTTAGCAACCCTATAgatgttttgaagtttttgaaagaACTTGATTATTTCCCAAATGCAAGCATTGCATATAGAATATTGTTGACTATTCCAGTAACGGTTGCATCTGCAGAAAGGAGTTTTTCTAAATTGAAGTTTGTGAAATCTTATTTACGCTCCACAATGACACAAGAAAGACTTAGCGGTTTGGCAATGATATCTATCGAGAACGAAATCTTAGAGAGTGTAGACTATGAAGAGTTGATCAACCAATTTGCAATCAAAAATGCTAAGAGAGCTTCACGGATCGTCGGTTAGCTGTTAGGATATTTAATTACTCTTTATTTGTTTATTGCTATAAAGTTTATCGtcgttttaataaaaatattagttTATGTAAGTTAATTTGTTACATGTTAAGGCCTAAGGCCCTTTTTTAACCATCTCGTCCTGGGCATTTGAATCCTTAGAACCGGCCCTGTTGGAGGttgccctaggaaagcctaggatgagattagttggaaagggatattggttaagggacttggtgaagttgaggaaatccttgaggaaagtacggatagatgtggaaggtagtatgggcccgtactactgaaagcagaggattcatactcgagtcaaggagggccgagatggaaccaggaaacttggGGAGTGTGTAAGACCTCTCGAgagtatgtatgatcctgacgtTTACATGtttatttcagtatggtggtcacgcggcatggagcaggaggttcaggatcaGGATTAGGCTCGGGTGTAGGGTCCGAGCAGGTCGATGATGGACTACATgagttcatcgcatctgagatcacgagaggtatccttgaggcgaaCCCGATCATTtatgggtcgatcaaggaggggattattgagctgatggaggatctcCTCCGGACATTCAGGAATGATTTGGCGTCTACCCAGACGATTACAGGCACACTGTCCTTGATGGAATTCAGGTGGAGTGGTGCGCCGAAATTTCACAGGGTGAatgaccccattgctgctaggagatggctcgtagacattgagtctgcgcagttgacgagcttctgcctggAAGGATCGAAGGTTCGCTTTGTTGCAGGTTGTTTGAGGCATCGAGCCAAAGATTAGTGGGAGTTAGTTGGTGATTCATTGGGGCccccagccattgaggctatgacttggtcaaatttcgtgaccaggttcaggaCTGAGTTTGCGCcaactgtggagcttcagcagttggccagggagtttcttgattagactacggagactgtgacggagatcaccaccaagttttgggagagggccttgttgatacctcagtatgcaggggatgaggagatacagaagacccgctatcatgatatgttgagagccgacattcgggagcatgtcagctattcGGCCTACCCGACCTTGGAATCCATGATTGCCAAGgcgcgggagagggagattgatttggagcacctcaggaagaggaaggcagagagtGAGCAGATTGCACTTACTCCTGCTCCTGACCTCTGGGATAGTTATCCCCCACTTCGATTCGACTAGATCCCTACAACTCACAGCTTgggaaggattcccaatccttctctccATCTAAAGGGTCGATGTGCTGACATCCAACACTTACCACTGCTAACGCGCCAACCAACTAATACCAAATCTGAACCACTCTTGAAGACTGACAGGACACTTCCTGAGCCCCACTCACACCTGCTACACCGACTGCATCCCGAGAACCGGCTCAAAAAGGGGGGAGGTACTACTATGAACTACTGCCCGAAAATCCATGGTATGCAGATAGCATATGATCCGAACACGAACAGAAATAAAGTTCTAACATACACTCACTAACATAGATGTAGTACCATAACAATATGATCATGAATAAAAGTTGGCAGgaaagcaaaagatacatacTTGCAACGTCCAATGCTGCTCGCGTCTCCACTTTAGAtaactgaaaagccctgctccccaccgcaggcgcctctgcttAGCCCTTAcggccatcggtgatcctcaaagcTGCGGAGGCAGGCGACATCACCTGTCCTACTGGAAGCAAGCTCGGACACTGGACCTTCTTGTGACCCCTCTAACTACAATAGAAACATATCAGGTCTGATCCAtgagtggtggtagcagtacaatccctactaaaatgaccagtccgtcCGCACTTGAACCATCCATAATCACCCCCACTACCACCCCTgcacgcaccctcgtgcgtcctgccgcACTTGTCACAATGACTACGGCCTTGATAATCCCTTGATCTCACATCCGACCCCTTAGGACTCTTGCCTAAACCCGCGGCTACCTGTATGGTTGTACCTTCTCTGGCTTCCTCTTCATGaggtgctccagatcaatctccctctccctggcccgatcaatcatatcctccagcatcTTGCAgttggacctgctcacaaactcccagatgtcactcctcagcatctcgtgatatcgggacttcttcatctcctcgtctgcgaTATACTGCAGAACAAGAAGAGCAATCATATCTGCCACTATCTCTGTAGTCTGTCGCAAATCCTGAAAATCTCGTGCTAACTATTGCACCTCGATCAATGGTGCAAACTCGTCCCTAAACCTGgtcgagaaatcactccatgGCATCGCGTctaacgcggcatcatccccaatggcatgaaaaacctcctcccaccaatctcatgctctgtccttcagaataCAGGAGGCAAGttggaccttgtccccctcggggcaccggctcgtacggaaagcgttggcgacatcaaccaaccacctgctgctagcaatggggtccttagccccatgataatccggagctccacaagctctgaactctcgaaatgtcagcGAACGCGCTCCTATCATGGTTATCATCTCAGTGCGGAAGGTctccagcctctcatccaaaatctccagtatgccctccttgaccgtaccaaagatcacaataGTCTGGTCTAGAATGTTGCGCGCAATCTCAGCTGATAcaaactccctcatccgctcctcgagctactcggttcctgaacccgagcctgatccctctccgacgCCTGATCCGCCCACCGGTCTCTCACGCAACGTCACCATGATGAAAACAAGCCAAAACAATCATCAAATAAAGATCACTATCGAG containing:
- the LOC111889448 gene encoding uncharacterized protein LOC111889448, yielding MTPITKIADPNSINAKEIETNSAANPVGDTCGRCGEGADDDDEEEATVAPTKEVGNGNGIGRGGEPRMLMIIEQSCVSPKQSNTIRISNWEIGVKQKANSSESGNQRSINWSCSLAHYPSKKKSIAICSNRQSWKTVIRAGKRSNEGQWRSASADNDPSERKSKQPSGSQKRKKRKLDEEKRKADAGALDKFIHRQPIEEHIEEDVEEHIEEHIEEHVEDKEHIEVKESKEQEPVKELVDIYDPRRWEKLSSEEIKLLVQKGPKRDNSIMYGPYGKFGRRFSAALYTRTLPNLEKYWHHVTTRVKEHEISLDHLTNRNKWFDMRKRLNLNETIDKVQYEQFKKERDYWKQVLLRIIAVVKFLAKHNLAFRGSNEKLYKKGNGNFLGVIEMLEEFDPVIKEHVRRITSDGLHVHYLGHLIQNELISLLAQEIKKELIKKIKKAKYYSIILDCTPDSSHQEQMTIIVRYLTLSYNSVTVEESFLGFLNVDDTSGKGLFDITLEELKSLGLQIDDMRGQGYDNGANMKGKHQGVQKRFLDINPRAFYTPCGCHSLNLTLCDMANKCVKGKNFFGFIQRIYTIFANSTKRWEILKDNVKALSLKSLCQTRWEIRVESVKAIKLQLVDVREALLQVGEQDNDAAIASEATSLAEKELGDFEFLVSTVIWYEVLNHVNIVSKNYRETGFSKAIVEAKEIAIEMGIDPIFPQKRLIERKRRFDESSTSEEVSFTPEENFRVNYFLFIVDQAISSLETRFEQFKEYDKVFGFLFPHNLRGIEDKDLKSYCHRLEKALKFEERSDIDAEELYTELKLFETLETNEFSNPIDVLKFLKELDYFPNASIAYRILLTIPVTVASAERSFSKLKFVKSYLRSTMTQERLSGLAMISIENEILESVDYEELINQFAIKNAKRASRIVG